One stretch of Schlesneria sp. DSM 10557 DNA includes these proteins:
- a CDS encoding AAA domain-containing protein, translating to MAGVKNAILLKMLDRLFAGLTSGPNLNCRPHSSRQRVDWTQFARLKDLSPAEALGKLFSSKPSIQLRPQIEPPAKPGKSSEGRGKSRSRSDAKRKLEQDSSPEEMGQLSPVSPDAQNTQDEWSSQQSLLTKLRGLAEDARAYEQDTGVHVLHVGFPMLSVPPSAAGNVKSFSSGGKRLLAPIAFISVSLEVRAGFQPVISIEGRNDGADALVPNEALFAWLERQSGQSLLADNGENTSQNELLASPPSSASETGEVDSVKTSSLQQEIGSSRTTTSQELWEELNSLVSRVTRLLQLPESPLSAASLENLCEAPRSDDENSRAEIVLAAVLGLFPMNKQGLLRDMQAMVEQSTFAGPLQSFLKLDPDLTSLDDDVSRDLLRRSRTAVPAAANRLISAADPFQSKAVRLARDCSELIIHGPPGTGKSQTITNIIGDHLVRGERVLLVCDKRTALDVVASRLEHLGLGSLCSLIHDPQHDQRILFNSIRKRLESLTENSRDGMAQARLDSLDAQVQKGLDQLWEAWRLTMDRDPERATSFHERMGDWLEAIAPTLETANFNSSATEPQSAPSANRPSPDTLRSERGRTRPRRRGSVASIEAVTLSLYESQETVIRDLVSRASSIDFSNHPWRRPAGISLTEFLRTPQDQIREDLKVILDCALTVDDAKTGGIPSLDPLGWISPSSSEAGDDGGTISGGKIKSKPGPSFHEQAHLRRELAARMRRCVDSTDGGLRGRWAKSSKSTLQRSLDRLLQIEPEVEVTRSGLLDAQFLNLIRSTSIPISQQLHWTVDLGRYLTTCTRWYGWFAFRSRTRASTILREFGLPLSPPNATRVHSFLTQMNARNTVATCLNEVSPAKPPRKVEADTLTEDWDQLCQLLQILLELENGPLSDELKQGVRQSLTDGDEDWIESLVTSSEVADSLEELRDELVASRLFSTDWLNGFFERVCGPDSVVDELRQLESSVDQLADVLRILESLQQLPAGLKRITEEVIERTGPFERIMSSIRQKVLAAEISAWLAANPALLQMDGPGFDKLSTDVIALQQKKQAIVRDVILDYWTQRQRQKLLAMTGTRLNSAGADLRRRLTTRGERAMRLRQVITTGQQLPGGDPLFDLCPVWMVSPETVAQIFPREPLFDVVIFDEASQCRLEEALPVLTRARRVVIAGDPKQLPPSRFFESTVTSSDQSLGETEQELFESHQSEVEDLLSAALSLNLQECYLDVHYRSRNADLVQFSNDQFYSSRLQVIPGHPRNRVRFAPITLYQVNGVFENRANSAEADRVCQIVEDLLRRSEPPSIGIACFNLTQRDLILERLDELAVKDEDFARRLAAARSRSGQGTFEGLFVKNLENVQGDERDHMIISTTYGVDSQGRFYRRFGPLGQAGGGRRLNVLITRAREEVHLVTSIPVELYRSLPPVPAGQQPGGGWLLFAYLAFAERLSEDYNRWRESPSDNDSPTGIIVESPTQTPSRFARAFAGLAARRNGIGSDLYRGNDGFCIDVAFHHPSRREDRTLGIIFDVTRFTQADDPVEWELFRTQILEGQGWQFRRCWTPEFFRDPVGELNKILAEADDLAETDEDPESIPVE from the coding sequence ATGGCTGGGGTCAAGAATGCAATCCTGCTGAAAATGCTCGATCGGCTGTTCGCCGGATTGACGAGTGGTCCCAACCTCAACTGCCGCCCCCATTCCAGCCGGCAACGAGTCGACTGGACGCAGTTCGCTCGCCTCAAGGATCTGTCGCCCGCAGAGGCGCTCGGGAAATTGTTCAGCTCCAAGCCCTCAATTCAACTCCGCCCGCAGATCGAGCCTCCTGCCAAACCGGGCAAGTCCAGTGAAGGACGGGGTAAATCGCGATCCCGGTCGGATGCAAAGCGAAAGCTCGAACAGGACTCCAGTCCGGAAGAAATGGGACAGCTTTCCCCCGTTTCACCTGACGCACAGAATACTCAGGACGAGTGGTCCAGCCAGCAGAGCCTGCTGACCAAGCTGAGGGGGCTTGCGGAAGACGCCCGTGCCTACGAGCAGGACACGGGAGTCCATGTACTGCACGTGGGATTCCCTATGCTGAGTGTCCCCCCCTCCGCAGCGGGCAATGTCAAATCGTTCAGCAGTGGGGGAAAACGACTACTGGCGCCCATCGCCTTTATCTCCGTTTCGCTGGAAGTCCGGGCGGGATTTCAACCCGTCATCTCGATCGAAGGACGTAACGACGGCGCTGACGCGCTGGTCCCTAATGAGGCTCTCTTCGCATGGCTGGAACGCCAGTCCGGACAGTCGCTGCTCGCGGACAACGGCGAGAACACGTCCCAGAACGAGCTTCTCGCGTCCCCCCCATCTTCTGCATCGGAAACAGGGGAAGTCGACTCCGTGAAGACTTCATCCCTGCAACAGGAGATCGGTTCCAGCCGCACAACAACGTCGCAGGAACTCTGGGAGGAACTCAACTCTCTGGTCAGCCGTGTCACCCGATTGCTGCAACTTCCCGAATCACCACTCAGCGCAGCCTCGCTGGAGAACCTGTGCGAGGCCCCAAGATCTGACGACGAAAATTCTCGCGCCGAGATCGTCCTCGCTGCGGTACTCGGCCTGTTCCCAATGAATAAGCAGGGACTGCTACGCGATATGCAGGCCATGGTCGAACAGAGCACCTTCGCCGGTCCCCTGCAAAGCTTTCTGAAACTCGATCCAGACCTCACCAGTCTGGATGACGATGTTTCACGGGACTTATTACGGCGCTCCCGGACCGCAGTTCCCGCTGCCGCCAATCGGCTGATTTCCGCAGCGGATCCGTTCCAGTCGAAAGCCGTGCGTCTTGCGCGAGACTGTTCCGAGTTGATCATTCACGGTCCGCCAGGCACCGGAAAAAGTCAGACGATCACTAATATTATCGGTGACCACCTTGTCCGCGGGGAACGCGTCCTTCTGGTGTGCGACAAGCGAACGGCTCTCGACGTCGTCGCCAGCCGACTGGAGCACCTGGGACTGGGCTCTCTCTGCTCGTTGATTCACGATCCCCAGCATGATCAGCGGATTCTGTTTAACAGCATCCGCAAACGACTGGAGTCCCTCACAGAAAACAGCCGTGACGGAATGGCACAAGCACGTCTGGATTCGCTCGATGCCCAAGTTCAGAAGGGCCTTGATCAGTTGTGGGAGGCGTGGCGACTGACAATGGACAGGGATCCCGAACGTGCAACGTCCTTCCACGAACGCATGGGAGACTGGCTCGAAGCGATCGCTCCGACACTCGAAACGGCCAATTTCAACTCGTCAGCAACTGAACCCCAATCCGCCCCCTCAGCCAATCGACCTTCTCCCGACACATTAAGATCCGAGCGTGGGCGAACTCGCCCACGAAGACGCGGCTCCGTCGCGTCTATAGAAGCGGTCACATTAAGCCTGTATGAGTCGCAGGAAACGGTCATTCGTGATCTCGTCAGTCGTGCGAGCAGTATCGACTTTTCGAACCATCCCTGGCGGCGCCCCGCCGGAATTTCACTGACGGAGTTTCTGCGAACTCCCCAGGATCAGATTCGTGAGGATCTTAAAGTCATTCTCGATTGTGCGTTGACCGTTGACGATGCGAAAACCGGTGGAATCCCGTCGCTCGATCCACTCGGCTGGATCTCCCCATCAAGCAGCGAAGCAGGGGACGATGGCGGGACAATTTCCGGAGGAAAAATAAAATCCAAGCCCGGCCCTAGCTTTCATGAACAGGCGCATCTCCGACGAGAACTGGCTGCGCGGATGCGTCGCTGCGTCGACTCCACTGACGGCGGTCTTCGAGGACGCTGGGCGAAAAGTTCCAAGTCGACTCTCCAACGATCCCTTGATCGACTGCTACAGATCGAGCCCGAGGTCGAAGTGACACGCTCGGGTCTGCTCGATGCCCAGTTCCTCAATTTGATTCGCTCGACTTCAATTCCCATTTCACAACAGTTGCACTGGACCGTCGATCTGGGCCGCTACCTTACAACATGCACACGGTGGTACGGTTGGTTCGCATTTCGAAGTCGCACCCGAGCAAGCACGATCTTGCGGGAGTTCGGATTGCCCCTCAGTCCCCCGAATGCAACCCGCGTCCACAGCTTTCTGACGCAAATGAACGCCCGGAACACGGTGGCCACCTGTTTGAATGAGGTTTCACCCGCAAAGCCACCACGGAAAGTGGAAGCAGACACTTTGACAGAGGACTGGGATCAGCTCTGTCAGTTGCTTCAAATACTGCTGGAACTGGAGAATGGACCGCTGTCAGACGAGCTGAAGCAAGGCGTCAGACAGTCGCTGACCGATGGCGATGAAGACTGGATTGAGTCGCTGGTCACATCATCCGAAGTGGCAGATTCGCTCGAAGAACTGCGGGATGAGCTTGTCGCATCAAGGCTGTTCTCCACTGACTGGCTGAATGGCTTCTTTGAAAGAGTATGTGGTCCCGATTCGGTCGTCGACGAACTGCGACAACTGGAGTCGTCGGTTGATCAGTTGGCAGATGTGCTGCGAATTCTCGAGTCACTTCAGCAACTGCCTGCAGGGCTAAAACGGATAACAGAAGAGGTTATTGAGCGCACGGGACCGTTCGAAAGGATCATGTCGTCGATTCGGCAAAAGGTGCTCGCAGCCGAGATTTCCGCGTGGCTTGCGGCCAACCCTGCGCTCCTGCAGATGGACGGGCCAGGCTTCGACAAACTCAGCACCGACGTGATTGCCCTGCAGCAGAAGAAGCAGGCGATCGTACGGGACGTCATCCTTGACTATTGGACTCAGCGGCAGCGTCAGAAATTGCTCGCGATGACCGGCACACGGCTGAATAGTGCGGGGGCGGACCTGCGTCGACGCCTCACCACTCGTGGTGAACGAGCCATGCGACTGCGCCAAGTCATTACCACCGGACAACAGCTTCCCGGTGGAGACCCGCTGTTTGATCTCTGTCCGGTATGGATGGTGAGTCCCGAAACGGTCGCGCAGATCTTTCCTCGAGAACCACTGTTCGATGTGGTGATCTTCGATGAGGCCTCCCAGTGTCGTCTGGAAGAAGCACTCCCTGTCTTAACACGTGCCCGACGCGTCGTGATTGCAGGCGATCCTAAACAGTTGCCTCCCTCCCGCTTCTTCGAATCGACCGTGACCTCCAGTGATCAAAGCCTCGGCGAGACCGAACAGGAACTCTTCGAATCGCATCAAAGTGAAGTTGAGGACCTGCTCTCCGCAGCACTCTCTCTCAATCTGCAGGAGTGCTATCTCGACGTGCATTACCGTTCGCGCAATGCGGATCTGGTGCAGTTCAGCAATGACCAGTTCTACAGTTCACGACTCCAGGTCATTCCGGGGCATCCTCGAAACAGAGTCCGGTTCGCTCCTATCACGCTCTACCAGGTGAATGGAGTTTTTGAGAACCGAGCTAACTCGGCCGAGGCAGATCGAGTTTGTCAGATTGTAGAGGACTTGTTGCGGCGGTCTGAACCTCCCTCAATCGGGATCGCATGCTTCAACCTGACGCAACGAGACCTGATTCTGGAACGATTGGATGAACTCGCGGTGAAAGACGAGGACTTTGCTCGTCGTCTTGCCGCAGCCCGCAGTCGTTCGGGGCAGGGGACGTTTGAAGGGCTGTTCGTCAAGAACCTCGAGAACGTACAAGGTGACGAACGTGACCACATGATTATCAGCACCACGTACGGCGTCGATTCTCAAGGCCGCTTCTACCGCCGCTTTGGTCCATTAGGCCAGGCAGGAGGAGGCCGGCGTTTGAACGTGCTGATTACGCGAGCCCGAGAAGAAGTCCATCTTGTCACGTCGATTCCCGTGGAGCTTTATCGCAGTTTGCCCCCCGTTCCCGCTGGTCAGCAACCGGGCGGGGGATGGTTATTGTTCGCGTATCTGGCCTTTGCAGAGCGTCTGAGTGAAGACTACAACCGCTGGCGCGAATCGCCCTCAGACAATGACTCGCCAACGGGGATCATTGTCGAAAGCCCTACACAGACGCCGTCACGGTTTGCACGCGCGTTTGCCGGCCTGGCCGCCAGGCGAAACGGGATCGGTAGCGACCTGTATCGCGGGAATGACGGATTCTGTATCGATGTCGCATTCCATCATCCTTCACGCCGCGAAGACCGAACACTCGGGATCATTTTCGATGTGACACGTTTTACACAGGCGGACGATCCCGTGGAGTGGGAATTGTTCCGTACCCAGATTCTGGAAGGGCAGGGGTGGCAGTTTCGGCGCTGCTGGACGCCGGAGTTCTTCCGCGACCCCGTGGGTGAGTTAAACAAGATCCTGGCGGAAGCAGATGATCTCGCCGAGACCGATGAGGATCCCGAATCAATCCCTGTCGAATGA
- a CDS encoding ISAs1 family transposase, with amino-acid sequence MGTQTAIAKQIIEAKADYVLALKGNQGSLYQAATDYLEEQMQTDFADVDARRHTTTETGHGRTETRTYVQLPIPDVLAGADRWASLKTLGAVISMVDRGGKETVDIRYFISSLPLGVKCFAKAVRSHWSIENSCHWTLDVTYREDESRIREKQLRENMAWLNRHTLSLLKQQQNKKSVAMNRRRCGWDDNVMLKTLMGIKS; translated from the coding sequence TTGGGAACCCAGACAGCGATCGCCAAACAGATCATTGAGGCGAAGGCCGACTATGTTCTCGCTCTGAAAGGGAATCAAGGATCCCTGTACCAGGCAGCGACGGATTATCTCGAAGAACAGATGCAAACGGATTTCGCCGATGTGGACGCTCGTCGGCACACAACAACGGAGACCGGACATGGTCGCACCGAGACACGCACCTATGTGCAACTCCCCATTCCAGATGTTCTTGCGGGTGCTGATCGCTGGGCGTCACTGAAGACGTTAGGGGCGGTCATCTCGATGGTCGATCGTGGAGGCAAGGAAACCGTCGACATCCGGTATTTTATCAGTAGCCTCCCCTTGGGAGTGAAGTGCTTTGCCAAGGCCGTTCGCAGTCATTGGTCGATTGAAAACAGTTGCCACTGGACCTTGGATGTCACGTATCGAGAAGACGAGTCCCGCATCCGAGAAAAGCAACTTCGGGAGAACATGGCGTGGCTCAACCGACATACTCTTTCGCTGCTCAAGCAACAGCAAAACAAGAAAAGCGTCGCCATGAACCGCAGAAGATGTGGCTGGGATGATAACGTGATGCTCAAAACACTAATGGGAATCAAGAGTTAG
- a CDS encoding DUF5990 family protein codes for MPNKDSEVRLRIILIAPPAGVEFGVQDGKGNDYTTIQIQRSKGDDLTFQITATIKDNREDGLPNFLGRLMQGPATERFDYIDIGKLAGQTDSPWDRRIKVPLKGITWDMIEKAAKDPKLVLEARLPGTAKDGGPSCATVKPTEGWKVCTTS; via the coding sequence ATGCCAAACAAAGACTCCGAAGTCCGACTCCGCATCATCCTAATAGCTCCACCTGCTGGAGTGGAGTTTGGCGTTCAGGACGGAAAGGGGAACGATTACACGACGATCCAGATACAGCGGTCGAAGGGTGATGACCTCACGTTCCAGATCACTGCGACAATCAAGGACAATCGTGAGGACGGTTTGCCGAACTTTCTGGGCAGGTTGATGCAAGGGCCCGCGACGGAGCGTTTTGACTACATCGACATCGGAAAACTTGCAGGGCAGACCGACTCCCCTTGGGATCGCAGAATCAAAGTTCCCTTGAAAGGTATCACATGGGATATGATCGAGAAGGCGGCTAAAGATCCGAAGCTCGTACTTGAAGCCCGTTTACCGGGGACGGCTAAAGACGGCGGGCCAAGTTGTGCAACAGTAAAACCAACCGAGGGTTGGAAGGTTTGCACAACATCGTAG
- a CDS encoding NUDIX domain-containing protein — MYRVHDGQLQVFLAHYGGPYFVKKDDGFWSIPKGELEPGEDLLEAAQREFKEEVGIAPTGPFIALSSIMQTNNKIVHAWAFEGDCDPSKCVSNLFTMEWPPKSGRQMEFPEMDRFDFFDVAAAKRKITARQVPFIEELEAMVGSKTAT, encoded by the coding sequence ATGTATCGCGTTCATGACGGCCAGTTGCAGGTCTTTCTGGCCCATTACGGTGGTCCATATTTCGTGAAAAAGGATGACGGGTTTTGGTCGATCCCCAAGGGCGAGCTTGAGCCGGGTGAAGACCTGCTGGAAGCCGCACAACGGGAATTCAAGGAAGAGGTCGGGATCGCTCCAACGGGACCATTCATTGCTTTGTCGTCTATCATGCAGACCAATAACAAAATTGTTCACGCATGGGCATTCGAGGGCGACTGTGATCCGAGTAAATGCGTTAGCAACCTGTTTACGATGGAGTGGCCGCCAAAATCGGGGCGACAGATGGAATTCCCTGAGATGGATCGGTTTGATTTCTTTGACGTTGCGGCTGCAAAACGGAAAATTACCGCTCGGCAAGTGCCGTTTATCGAAGAGCTTGAGGCGATGGTGGGCAGCAAAACGGCAACTTGA